In Dehalococcoidia bacterium, one genomic interval encodes:
- a CDS encoding DegV family protein: MTVTPQACRIVTDSTSDISKPLAGEFGITVVPLTVQFGAQSFRDGIDLTADDFYQRLSSTKELPQTSQPPPALFEHAYRHLITRGDVVSVHLSHKFSGTVETARSVAAEVAPERITVVDSGSVSMGLGMCVLAAARAAQSGASMQECAAAAQSVAERVHVAVAFETLEYLRRGGRIGRASAFLGGLLRLKPVLTVKDGEAFPVTRARSRRKAIDEICDLITKFDRVTDVAIAHTTTPEDAAMLAQRARTLAPAATLHEVRFGPVLGTHGGPGMLGVAVVEG; encoded by the coding sequence ATGACCGTCACTCCGCAGGCGTGCCGCATCGTCACCGACAGCACGTCCGATATCTCGAAGCCCCTCGCCGGCGAGTTCGGCATCACCGTCGTGCCGCTCACCGTGCAGTTCGGCGCCCAGTCCTTTCGCGACGGCATCGACCTCACCGCCGATGACTTCTACCAGCGCCTGTCGTCGACGAAAGAACTGCCGCAGACGTCGCAACCGCCGCCCGCGCTGTTCGAGCACGCGTACCGCCACCTGATCACCCGGGGCGATGTCGTCTCCGTGCACCTCTCGCACAAGTTCAGCGGCACCGTCGAGACCGCGCGCTCAGTCGCCGCCGAAGTCGCACCCGAAAGAATCACCGTCGTCGACTCCGGCAGCGTGTCGATGGGCCTCGGCATGTGCGTGCTCGCCGCCGCCCGCGCCGCGCAGTCAGGCGCGTCGATGCAGGAGTGCGCCGCCGCCGCGCAGTCGGTCGCGGAACGCGTGCACGTCGCCGTCGCCTTCGAGACGCTCGAGTACCTGCGACGCGGCGGTCGCATCGGCCGCGCCAGCGCCTTTCTCGGCGGCCTGCTGCGCCTCAAGCCCGTCCTCACCGTGAAAGACGGCGAAGCGTTTCCCGTCACCCGCGCCCGCTCGCGCCGGAAAGCCATCGACGAGATCTGCGACCTGATCACGAAATTCGATCGCGTCACCGACGTCGCGATCGCCCACACCACCACCCCCGAAGACGCCGCGATGCTCGCCCAGCGCGCCCGCACCCTCGCCCCAGCAGCCACCCTCCACGAGGTCCGCTTCGGCCCCGTCCTCGGCACCCACGGCGGCCCCGGCATGCTCGGCGTCGCCGTCGTCGAGGGGTGA
- a CDS encoding patatin-like phospholipase family protein, which translates to MPRQLKLGLALGAGGTKGAAHVGVLRVLEHAGIRPDVIAGTSVGSLYGGAFAVGRTAAEMEDGIRTCPPNDVIQFFRHRLKIRHRNRLARRFYEALAGWNIEDLPIKYAATASDIVERGPVAIDRGPIIDAIEASIAIPVIARPVLYQGRYLLDGGFWDSAPVDAAVGLGADVVVAVELGKPLSLPEVCHRPAAWIAGRLAKAALHRTIAGVPFTLHAATTPLKPGRTAQLVIRPRGISRIRGNSPFHMVDVLEAGIAAAEAALPSIKALLAGEPLPAEATELIANPKLATDLGAT; encoded by the coding sequence ATGCCCAGGCAACTCAAGCTCGGTCTCGCCCTCGGCGCCGGCGGCACCAAGGGCGCCGCCCACGTCGGCGTCCTCCGCGTCCTCGAACACGCCGGCATCCGCCCCGATGTCATCGCCGGCACCAGCGTCGGCAGCCTCTACGGCGGCGCCTTCGCCGTCGGGCGCACCGCCGCCGAGATGGAAGACGGCATCCGCACCTGCCCCCCCAACGACGTCATCCAGTTCTTCCGCCACCGCCTCAAGATCCGCCACCGCAACCGCCTCGCCCGACGCTTCTACGAGGCGCTCGCCGGCTGGAACATCGAAGACCTGCCGATTAAATACGCCGCCACCGCCTCCGACATTGTCGAGCGCGGCCCCGTCGCCATCGACCGCGGCCCCATCATCGATGCCATCGAAGCCAGCATCGCCATCCCCGTGATCGCCCGCCCCGTGCTCTACCAGGGCCGCTACCTGCTCGACGGCGGGTTCTGGGACAGCGCCCCCGTCGACGCCGCCGTCGGCCTCGGCGCCGATGTCGTCGTCGCGGTTGAACTCGGCAAGCCCCTCAGCCTGCCCGAAGTCTGTCACCGGCCCGCCGCCTGGATCGCCGGGCGCCTCGCCAAGGCCGCACTGCACCGCACGATCGCCGGCGTGCCCTTCACACTCCATGCCGCGACGACGCCGCTCAAGCCGGGACGCACCGCCCAGCTCGTCATCCGCCCGCGTGGCATCTCGCGCATTCGCGGCAACTCGCCCTTCCACATGGTCGACGTGCTCGAAGCCGGCATCGCCGCCGCCGAAGCCGCGCTGCCCTCGATCAAGGCGCTGCTCGCCGGCGAGCCGCTACCCGCCGAAGCGACCGAACTCATCGCCAACCCCAAGCTAGCCACCGACCTCGGCGCCACCTAA
- a CDS encoding alpha/beta fold hydrolase yields MALWLAAVVLLAACSDDGGDGAQVTAEASVEALTVEDVTAPGPYAVGVATYELVDTTRPTSASGDVPGTDERRLPTEVWYPAVADAAKPDGRELLVDESGAPYPLIIFAHGLSSSRLFSPDYTRHLASHGYVVAAPDFPLTRIGTPGGVRFMDVVNQPGDVSYVVDTMLSFNETQGHLLQGAVDGERIALTGHSLGGFTALIGLYEVYGVERDERIDAGLTISASGCVYDENTETDVAIPMMFLTGSEDLIVPRAGNRRAYDLAAAPRYWVEVRGANHVRFSFADIDDAVVAQGVLNLTGRGGDATPGDGQGVDDGDRACGDAANPLGAPKLTLEEQNRELRLYATPFFDAYLRDDEASLRFLQETLPSLEGAAYEFEAE; encoded by the coding sequence CGGTCGAGGCGCTGACGGTTGAGGATGTGACGGCGCCAGGGCCGTACGCGGTGGGCGTCGCGACGTACGAGCTGGTGGATACGACGCGGCCGACGTCGGCGAGCGGCGACGTCCCCGGCACGGACGAGCGTCGTCTGCCGACGGAGGTGTGGTATCCGGCGGTCGCCGACGCTGCGAAGCCAGACGGCCGCGAACTGCTCGTCGACGAGAGCGGCGCGCCGTATCCGCTGATCATCTTCGCGCACGGGCTCAGTTCGTCGCGGTTGTTTTCGCCGGACTACACGCGTCACCTGGCGAGCCACGGCTACGTCGTGGCGGCGCCGGACTTCCCGCTGACGCGCATCGGCACGCCGGGCGGCGTGCGCTTCATGGACGTCGTCAACCAGCCGGGCGACGTGTCGTACGTCGTGGACACCATGCTGAGCTTCAACGAAACGCAGGGACACCTGCTGCAAGGCGCGGTCGATGGCGAGCGCATCGCGCTGACGGGGCATTCGCTCGGCGGCTTCACGGCGCTGATCGGCCTGTACGAGGTGTACGGCGTCGAACGCGACGAGCGGATCGACGCGGGGCTGACGATCTCGGCGAGCGGGTGCGTGTACGACGAGAACACGGAGACCGACGTCGCGATCCCGATGATGTTCCTGACGGGTTCTGAGGACCTGATCGTGCCGCGCGCCGGCAACCGCAGGGCGTACGATTTGGCGGCGGCGCCGCGCTACTGGGTGGAGGTGAGGGGCGCGAACCACGTGCGCTTCTCGTTCGCGGACATCGACGATGCGGTGGTCGCGCAGGGCGTGCTCAATCTCACCGGACGCGGCGGCGATGCAACGCCCGGCGATGGCCAAGGCGTCGATGACGGCGACCGTGCGTGCGGCGACGCGGCCAACCCGCTCGGTGCGCCGAAGCTGACGCTCGAGGAGCAAAACCGCGAACTGCGGCTGTACGCGACGCCGTTCTTCGACGCGTATCTTCGGGACGACGAAGCGTCGCTGCGGTTTTTGCAGGAGACGCTGCCGTCGCTTGAGGGTGCTGCGTACGAGTTTGAGGCGGAGTGA
- a CDS encoding RES domain-containing protein codes for MPARDLLQQVSDLGSTRWSGVAYRHTSTGRDPMSGRGALLFGGRWNPPDVVSTVYLAFPEETCVAEFLKVAETQARGASSFAPRSIHTFQLTNIELLDLTAPGSLEAVGLSLADIESSDRRACQAVGETAHYLIYQGVLAPSSTGIGNVIAVFEPRVRPGQLALVETRPLSSVFSD; via the coding sequence TTGCCGGCGCGGGATCTTCTACAGCAGGTCAGCGACCTTGGTTCGACCCGTTGGTCTGGTGTCGCATATCGGCACACATCTACCGGTCGCGATCCCATGTCGGGCCGCGGAGCACTGCTGTTCGGAGGGCGGTGGAATCCGCCGGACGTCGTTTCGACCGTCTATTTGGCGTTCCCTGAAGAGACATGCGTGGCGGAGTTCCTAAAGGTCGCCGAAACCCAAGCCAGAGGAGCTTCGTCGTTCGCTCCGCGCTCGATACACACGTTCCAGCTCACAAACATCGAGTTGCTCGATCTCACCGCGCCCGGCTCGCTCGAGGCGGTTGGCCTCTCACTCGCGGACATCGAGTCGTCGGACCGGCGTGCATGCCAGGCCGTCGGCGAGACGGCGCACTACTTGATCTACCAGGGTGTGCTTGCTCCATCGTCGACGGGCATCGGGAACGTTATCGCGGTGTTCGAGCCTCGCGTTCGTCCCGGACAGCTAGCGCTGGTGGAGACTCGTCCGTTGTCTTCGGTGTTCAGCGACTAA